The DNA region TGTACAAAATGAATTTCCGTCAATTTCGAAAACATAATACAACTTCACGATCCGAGGATGGTCAAGAGCCTTGTGAATGTTGGACCGCTTACGGAACGCGTGTCGGCAAACAAATAGCACAGCTGGCTTGGCTCGTTCGAATTTCTAAGTAATGCAAATACTGGTCAATGAAGTGAAAAGTTAAGAAGGCATCAAAATCTGATTTCTTACGTGTTTACATCCAGATAATATCATTATTCAAACAACTGTGAATTTAATCTTACCCTGGTTACTTTTAGGAATATACCAGAATCAGCACGATGGCTGTATGTAGAAGGGAAGTCGAAGGAATgcgtcaaaattttaaataaaatagctgTAGTGAATAATTCAAAGCTAAAGCCTGAAACCGAAAAGGAGCTTTTATCGGTTAAGAAACAGAAGTCCTCTAGTAGTTTTGGACCATTGGCTTTATTTACTGGAGCAAGATTAgcatttaatacaattttacttCTTTTATTATGGCAAGTATATCTacgttttatcaaatattggCATTTAACATGGAACCGGTGTTTTTTGACATTTTACTGAAATTTTTACGTACCTATATCAAAAGAACCATCCtactcttaaaatattttgttgcaTTATTATCAGTATTGTGacacaaaacatatatttccttttttatatactcctccctcaaaggccggcaatgcatcCACTAAAGTGGGTGTACATGGGCGGCCATGACTGCCCTTTTCGGGCGTCCCGTAGGCTCGTTgctataagaaaaatatttaacagtgtgattattttatattattttcagggTTTTTGTATCAATATGTTATTCAGTACTAATTTTAAGCACGGGTGAAAAATCGGATTCCAATCCGTTCATACAATTCTCCATTCAAGCTCTGGCCGAGATCCCCTCCAATTTTATAGGAGCTTGGTTGTGTAATAATATTGGGAGACGACGTTCTGCTTCTGCTTCGTTCTTTGTCATCGGAACTATATGGATTATTGTTGCTTTGAGACAAATgagttagtattttttatagttcgAAAATGATTCTCGCTATGTCTATGTTTTACtgatatatatagtatatttaccgtatattttttatcaggcCACAAAGAGCCCGTAGAAAGACAATTCGACATgtacttttttcttttgttttttacaaaagtttGTTGCTGCGTGACCACGTCCTTTGGCCTAACATCAAACTATTTTCAATGTatctataaaactatttagtcGCTTTGTTTCTTACTAcagacataatatttatatttgtgtaacGAAAATATCTTATCGTATACGATTTAAAAtcctttattattaaatacactaGTAATACTAATATACTACTAAATATCTCcatattttttggtttttagCAAGCATTGAATGGCTCCGTGCGTGGTGGATTAGTGCCGCACTAATTACTATTGGAAGACTAACTATAGCCGTTTCCTTTTTCGCAATCAACTTACTGAATATGGAAATATATCCTACCTGTCTCAGACAATCGGGACTCGCCTTGGGAAATGTTTTATCGAGCGTGGCTTCAGCTCTAGCGccttatattttgtatttagtaAGTAGacgcttattttaattttctgaaGTCAAGGTGTAATGCCCATAAGTTATCCAATATGATTCTGTAAACTGTAGAtcgttataaattttgtataaccgtgatgaaattaatattttttatttaggtgAGTATAACACATCCACCAGCGTATATGGTCATGGGTTGAGTTATcattgaaaattaattcacTGCATGAAATGTTACGAACgaatgtaattttaacatacaagCACAGTGGAAATGGAAATATGTGCTACACAATTAAATCCATGTAAATTTTCAGGGACGCCGGGTTGATCCACGTTTACCTGGCCTAATTCTTGGGACGTCTTGTTTGCTAAgcgtttttatttcaatgtttttacCGGAAACATTAAACGCCAAGCTACCGGAGACAATAGAAGATGCTAAAGTGTTTGGAAGTAAAAGAACTCAGTTTTCAAAAGTTTCTTGTGAAATACAACGCACTGaagattttagttaaattcatgtttttatgaattatgaatgttatttgttatataataaacgatgttttgtttcttttattactattatataatcCTCTTTTCATCAAATCTTTCTGTACATGATGAAAATTATGACTGCAATCTTTGGTCTATCTGCTATTTTGACAATGACAATCGTTGCTTTGGTCTGTGGTTATTGCTTACTTTCTGAGGGTTGTAGTAATAACTATTGATTTTTCTTAGTATtagaattaaaacaataatggcTATAggctaatataattattataacggGAAAAACCTTCCTCAATAATTTATACAGTTGGTGATTGAAGAATTACTTAACTTCAAGAAAATACTGTAGACGCAACTACAAAAACCAATTGAAAATGTCGGGCGATCACAAAACGCTGATAAAAGGCAGCCCATCccaatatgttaaattaaacgtGGGTGGtacattattttacacaaCTATTGGGACATTAACAAAGAGTGATAATATGTTAAGGACGATGTTCAGTGGTAGAATGGAAGTCTTGACAGATTCTGAAGGTAACTTCACATTTTCATGAACAAAATTAATgcttattttatgtaatgtgatgtaaaatataatgagtttatttgaaatgaatgtttttaaagGTTGGATTCTAATTGATCGCTGTGGAAGACATTTTGGTaccattttgaattatttgcgAGATGGTACTGTTGCATTACCAGATTCCTATCGTGAGATTATAGAATTACTTGCTGAAgccaaatattttcttattgagGAATTGACCGAGTCATGCCAACAGGCATTAGCTAAAAAAGAAAGGGAGGCTGAGCCTATCTGTAGGGTTCCTCTAATTACATCCCAAAAAGAAGAACAATTACTTATTATGTCAACTTCTaaggtaatattaattaattattttctaaatacataTGTACTACTAACTTTTTTGACatctgtaataataatgttcttAAATTTTTCAGCCTGTTGTTAAACTGCTTATTAACcgacacaataataaatattcttacacAAGCACTTCTGATGACAATTTACTGAAGAATATAGAGTTGTTTGACAAGCTGTCGCTGCGCTTCAGCGGAAGAGTACTTTTCATAAAGGATGTAATTGGTTCTAATGAAATTTGTTGTTGGTCCTTCTTCGGACATGGCAAAAAGTGTGCAGAAGTTTGCTGTACATCTATTGTGTATGCAACAGACAGAAAACACACTAAAGTTGAATTCCCTGAGGCTAGAATTTATGAAGAGACTTTGGGGATTTTGCTTTATGAAAGTAGAAATGGACCAGATCAAGACTTAATACAGGCAACATCTTCTCGAGGTGCGGTTGGAGGGCTCTCTTGTACTAGTGATGAAGAGGAAGAGCGTTCTGGACTTGCCCGACTCAggtcaaataaacaaaataatcagTCTTAGCAGTTACAGAATGGTTTAGCTCGCCTTAGGAGCTCTAAAAGGACCAATGTCTGATACCTAACAGGTTGCTTTCTACCTCCTTTCTGGCTGCCATGTTTTGGTATCTAAACTTTGACCAAAGTAGACTTCTCCAAGTCTATCTTGTATGTAGGTCCgtgaatattgaaaatatgaaATGAGCATTTATGATAAAGGAGTAAGGTGAAAATGGACTgtcattatatttacataatctgTTGTGTTTagtgtataatataatctgATACTAGTGTTATcttcaatacaaataacaagTCATAGAAGGAACTCTGTTTATtcccaaatttaaaatatatatataaattttaaatttgtttgcaaAGGGTATAGCATAATGTATTATGGCTATTGGATGTAAAATGAACtagttatttaaaagatgATGTTATAATGAATGTATACCTACCCTATGTATAGCTCAAATTAATTGCCAAATCGATGTTGTATAGTAAATAAGAATGTTTAATGGTTGCTCAGTTCAAGTACAGAATACATGACAATTTTGTTATAGTCAAAACCACAGGTTTATTACATCATCTGTGAAAATATGTTTCTTTAGCTGCAAGaaaatacagattttattCACCTAAATTAGGTGAATAAATCAAATAGTCTATAGAAgctttttatctatataatttactGTCTTGAAAGATTATTCTATAACTccaactttataaaaaaaatgtttcctaaaAATGCaatgtttcaaaaataaatactgcCACACATGATATAGAAGTTAATAAAGAtcaaaatactataaattcattatatttggtgtatataattattattcttttatccttatgaatttttacataatccaaataaattatactcgCTGTAtggtatttgtttaatttctcaaatatatgtaaatctaAAAAAGGCTTTATA from Pieris brassicae chromosome 2, ilPieBrab1.1, whole genome shotgun sequence includes:
- the LOC123718169 gene encoding organic cation transporter protein-like isoform X1 — encoded protein: MDSAYDQALYEIGDEGKFQKSFDIKYNVFLIFFWSIVYMNIIMSLAITPYTCKYPEKPLNYSDYDWKLKHIPQNFIIFYYSQTNLKGEIIFESCIIYTDPDLSNKTTECDFYIYDTTWYGTTIPSEKNWVCNQEINIANIFAYSKIGEAFGSIFFGWFGDVYGRRATYVLSLSLIVVDRLVSLMAGSSFMIFVVGCIISTLPSWSVPQTVSVISMEMSSSARRSFTTSLRYTAFSVGLAIMPFLYWWLRDWKTFVIVTTAPLLPCIMFSWNIPESARWLYVEGKSKECVKILNKIAVVNNSKLKPETEKELLSVKKQKSSSSFGPLALFTGARLAFNTILLLLLWVFVSICYSVLILSTGEKSDSNPFIQFSIQALAEIPSNFIGAWLCNNIGRRRSASASFFVIGTIWIIVALRQMTSIEWLRAWWISAALITIGRLTIAVSFFAINLLNMEIYPTCLRQSGLALGNVLSSVASALAPYILYLGRRVDPRLPGLILGTSCLLSVFISMFLPETLNAKLPETIEDAKVFGSKRTQFSKVSCEIQRTEDFS
- the LOC123718169 gene encoding solute carrier family 22 member 15-like isoform X3 translates to MDSAYDQALYEIGDEGKFQKSFDIKYNVFLIFFWSIVYMNIIMSLAITPYTCKYPEKPLNYSDYDWKLKHIPQNFIIFYYSQTNLKGEIIFESCIIYTDPDLSNKTTECDFYIYDTTWYGTTIPSEKNWVCNQEINIANIFAYSKIGEAFGSIFFGWFGDVNIPESARWLYVEGKSKECVKILNKIAVVNNSKLKPETEKELLSVKKQKSSSSFGPLALFTGARLAFNTILLLLLWVFVSICYSVLILSTGEKSDSNPFIQFSIQALAEIPSNFIGAWLCNNIGRRRSASASFFVIGTIWIIVALRQMTSIEWLRAWWISAALITIGRLTIAVSFFAINLLNMEIYPTCLRQSGLALGNVLSSVASALAPYILYLGRRVDPRLPGLILGTSCLLSVFISMFLPETLNAKLPETIEDAKVFGSKRTQFSKVSCEIQRTEDFS
- the LOC123718169 gene encoding organic cation transporter protein-like isoform X2 is translated as MDSAYDQALYEIGDEGKFQKSFDIKYNVFLIFFWSIVYMNIIMSLAITPYTCKYPEKPLNYSDYDWKLKHIPHQTNLKGEIIFESCIIYTDPDLSNKTTECDFYIYDTTWYGTTIPSEKNWVCNQEINIANIFAYSKIGEAFGSIFFGWFGDVYGRRATYVLSLSLIVVDRLVSLMAGSSFMIFVVGCIISTLPSWSVPQTVSVISMEMSSSARRSFTTSLRYTAFSVGLAIMPFLYWWLRDWKTFVIVTTAPLLPCIMFSWNIPESARWLYVEGKSKECVKILNKIAVVNNSKLKPETEKELLSVKKQKSSSSFGPLALFTGARLAFNTILLLLLWVFVSICYSVLILSTGEKSDSNPFIQFSIQALAEIPSNFIGAWLCNNIGRRRSASASFFVIGTIWIIVALRQMTSIEWLRAWWISAALITIGRLTIAVSFFAINLLNMEIYPTCLRQSGLALGNVLSSVASALAPYILYLGRRVDPRLPGLILGTSCLLSVFISMFLPETLNAKLPETIEDAKVFGSKRTQFSKVSCEIQRTEDFS
- the LOC123718169 gene encoding solute carrier family 22 member 15-like isoform X4: MPSSRTKLAFFYRIVIRNIPESARWLYVEGKSKECVKILNKIAVVNNSKLKPETEKELLSVKKQKSSSSFGPLALFTGARLAFNTILLLLLWVFVSICYSVLILSTGEKSDSNPFIQFSIQALAEIPSNFIGAWLCNNIGRRRSASASFFVIGTIWIIVALRQMTSIEWLRAWWISAALITIGRLTIAVSFFAINLLNMEIYPTCLRQSGLALGNVLSSVASALAPYILYLGRRVDPRLPGLILGTSCLLSVFISMFLPETLNAKLPETIEDAKVFGSKRTQFSKVSCEIQRTEDFS
- the LOC123720314 gene encoding BTB/POZ domain-containing adapter for CUL3-mediated RhoA degradation protein 3, producing the protein MSGDHKTLIKGSPSQYVKLNVGGTLFYTTIGTLTKSDNMLRTMFSGRMEVLTDSEGWILIDRCGRHFGTILNYLRDGTVALPDSYREIIELLAEAKYFLIEELTESCQQALAKKEREAEPICRVPLITSQKEEQLLIMSTSKPVVKLLINRHNNKYSYTSTSDDNLLKNIELFDKLSLRFSGRVLFIKDVIGSNEICCWSFFGHGKKCAEVCCTSIVYATDRKHTKVEFPEARIYEETLGILLYESRNGPDQDLIQATSSRGAVGGLSCTSDEEEERSGLARLRSNKQNNQS